In Molothrus ater isolate BHLD 08-10-18 breed brown headed cowbird chromosome 7, BPBGC_Mater_1.1, whole genome shotgun sequence, one genomic interval encodes:
- the ARL4C gene encoding ADP-ribosylation factor-like protein 4C — protein MGNISSNISAFQSLHIVMLGLDSAGKTTVLYRLKFNEFVNTVPTIGFNTEKIRLSNGTAKGISCHFWDVGGQEKLRPLWKSYSRCTDGIIYVVDSVDVDRLEEAKTELHKVTKFAENQGTPLLVIANKQDLPKSLPVAEIEKQLALHELTPSTTYHIQPACAIIGEGLTEGMDKLYEMILKRRKSLKQKKKRTDNSGDNKAAPASRAQIPELPSPLSAPCS, from the exons ATGGGGAACATCTCCTCCAACATCTCCGCCTTCCAGTCCCTGCACATCGTCATGCTGGGCCTGGACTCGGCGGGCAAGACCACGGTGCTCTACCGCCTCAAGTTCAACGAGTTCGTCAACACCGTGCCCACCATCGGCTTCAACACGGAGAAGATCCGGCTCAGCAACGGGACGGCCAAGGGCATCAGCTGCCACTTCTGGGACGTGGGCGGCCAGGAGAAGCTGCGCCCGCTCTGGAAGTCCTACAGCCGCTGCACCGATGGCATCATCTACGTGGTGGACTCAGTGGACGTGGACCGGCTGGAGGAAGCCAAGACGGAGCTGCACAAGGTGACCAAGTTCGCGGAGAACCAGGGCACGCCGCTGCTGGTCATCGCCAACAAGCAGGACCTGCCCAAATCGCTGCCGGTGGCCGAGATCGAGAAGCAGCTGGCCCTCCACGAGCTGACCCCTTCCACCACCTACCACATCCAGCCCGCCTGCGCCATCATCGGCGAGGGGCTGACGGAGGGCATGGACAAGCTCTACGAGATGATCCTCAAGCGCAGGAAGTCCCTCAAGCAGAAGAAGAAGCG GACAGACAATAGTGGTGATAACAAAGCGGCTCCCGCCAGCCGAGCCCAGATCCCGGagcttccctctcccctctccgCCCCGTGCTCCTGA